The DNA window GGAGATGATGAATAATGTACCAGCCGGTGCTAATCGGCAAAACCAGGACCTTCAGCTGCCGGGTTGGGAGCCGGGGCTACGCTGCGTTGCAGCGCTTCCATGTCTACACCGCAGTTGCGGCAGGCCGTACTAAGCTGATCTTTGAATATGTTATCTGCTAACATGCCTGGCAATTTAGCTGCGGCTGTCAACAGCTTTGGCACCGGTTCCCAGGTATTGTTGGCAGAGAGATATTGCAGGAAGGGAAGTATACCTTCGGCAGTGGTCTGTTGCAGCATCCGTTGTGTAAATACTGCTTCCAGCTGGTCATGCCATACCATGTGCAATAATTCATCCAGCTGTATCATATTGATATAACGACCTCTCTTTTCCAGCAGCTGCCATAGCCCTTCCCGGAGAATCTCAGCAGAAGGGTTGCTCTTCAGTATCAGCAGGTACCATTTGAATTTGGATTCATTGCCCAGGTCTGTATGAAGGAGCTGGTTCATGGCATAGCGACTCAGGTGTTCGTTGATGCCTGCTTTCACAGAAAGGAAACGGAGTATCTCCACATCGGAAACACCTTCCTGGTACAGTACATTGCTGTTGGCAGGGTGGAGGGCTGCCAACAATACTTTGCCGGCCATTTCAGGATTATCATTATAGAAGAGCCATATATGCGGGAAGATACCATTCAGGTCGTGGGTTACGTCGGCTTTATGCAGCCATTGTTCCCAGTTGATCTGAGCCGCGCCGTTGTGGGCAATGGCTTTCTCCTGTACCTGCGTGCAGATGTGCAGCAGGTCCTGGGCTGTTTCATGGTCTGCGAGCCGGCTGAAGACTTCCACGGCTGCCTGTGGCAGTTGCGGGATACAGCTGATTTTCCGTGCGAGCAGCAGGCGTTGCTGATAGGGAAGGTCCTGTTGCAGTAGTGCAGGAGCTGCTGCTGCGATAGCCGTGGTATTGTCTGGTGTCAACGGTACCAGCAATAAACCTTGTACAGCCCAGGACCGGATGGCGGTAGAAGGAGCTTCCAGGGCACGGAGGTAAAAACGGTTCCATGCTTCGCCGGTGTTCATGGCGCTGGTGATGGCTTTCAGGATCACGGCTTTGCAGTCGTCGTGCTGTTCTTTTTCATAGGCGGCCATAAATTTGTCGAGCAGGGCGATTTTTTCAGCGACCTGTTTGCCGAGTATGTCATAGATGCTTATGGCGACTGTTGTCTGAATGTCCTGGTCCAGCAGTTGCCAGAGTGTATCAGACAATGTTTCGTTGCGGCTGGTGTAGGGTGCCAGCAGGTAGAGTAGTTGCTGTGCTACCTGTATATTTTTTTCCGTGAGCAGGCAGTTACCCAGGTAGGCGATATTATCAGGGGTAAGCGTGAGACTATACGCAAATACCTGCATGGCGGCCTGTCTTACGGCAGGATCGGGATCTTCCCGGAGTGCTTGCAGCAGGATGGCTGTCACCTTCGTATGGCCGATACCGTGTACTGCCAGCAGCTGTATGCTCCATTTGCGGAGCGATGCGTTTTTATCGGATTGGATGAGGGTACACAGGGCTTCTTCAGGAACGATGGAGCGGTCTACACAATAGCGCAGTACCATTTCCTTGATCACGTCGGGTGTAGCCGGTTGCAGCTGTTGCACCAGTACTGCGGGTTCCAGCTTGTCGCGCAGCAGGAGACGGTTGAGCAGAACCAGCTTGTCGGTAGTATCTATCGTATACAGGATATCGAGATAGAAGGCCAGGTCCTCATCACTGATATGGGCGGGTATGAGCAGCCAGGAGAGTATTTGGCGTTGTACATCTGCATTATCCTGTTGCCGGTAAAAGTCAATCAGCTGGCGGCGTGCAGCAGGATGGGCCAGTGAAAGCCTGCCCAGTAAGGGTAGGATGATATCGCGGGATTCATCCTGTTGAAGGGATGCCGACAGGAGGGTGATGAAGCCTTCCTTGTCGGGTATCTGCTGTAAGCCGTTGGCAACAAGACGTTGCAGCATATCGGCTTTCAGCTGTGTGTCTGTTTCATCAGCGATAAGGCTGATCCAGCGGGAGATGATGGCCGGATCATTGAGATAGTGGGCTGCCGATGATAGCAGGGAGTATTTATTGTCTGTATCGGAGAATGGCACCATGTCGAGCATCAGGAGCGCCTGTTCGCTGCCGGCATTTCTCCTTGCTCTGATGGCTGTAATAGTATTACTGAGGTCCATATTTTCAGTAGTTTATCAGGAGGTTTTTAAAGTACCTGGTTTCAGGCCTGAGAGGGCGTCAGCCAGCATCTCCTGTTGTGAATCGTCTAAAGGAAGTTTCATTGTAGCGTCCAGTGCTTTCTGTCTGGACAGGGTGTCTGCCAGTTCATTTTTGACAACGTTGATCAGGATATCAAACTTCTTGTCTACACCCGGGCGCAGATAGCCGTCGAGGCAGAGGCGTACCAGTTCGCGGTCGTTGTCGTACAGCAGTACGTCCTCCAGTGCGGGTGGTATCTGGGCATATATTTCCGCAGCATTGGCCAGAATGCCGGCGCAGGTGATACGGAAAGGAGAGCCGGGTTCTGTGAGCTCGGCACAGAAAACATCCACCAGCTGAGGATGACGCGCTACAGACAAGGCTTTGATCTGATTGAACAGTACTTCCCGCAGTGTTTCGTTGTGTTCCCGGCGGAACAGCGCTATCACAGGCTCCAGCACTTTTTCCATGCTGATCTTACCGATCAGCAGTTGTAATACCCGCTGGCGCTGGCTGGTGTTGGGAAGTCCCTGTATACTCTGAAGGAGCAGCTGACTGATCTGTTCATCACGGCCGGCATAGGGAGCCAGCATATCTGTGAGCAGATCAAATTCATGGCTGGCAAATACACCGGGATGGCCTGAGAAAGCTGTTGCTACCTGTGTTCTTATTTCCGGGATGCGCATCACTGGTTTGAGCTGTTGTAACAGGGTAGCACGTACGCCTTCCGAACGGTCGGAGCCCAGCAGGGCGGCCATGGCGATCAGTTGTTCGTTGGTGCGTTCGGGTAGTTCGGATTGCATACGTAGCGCCTGGCTACGGATACTTTCATCGCTGTCATTGGTGGCCGACCAGAAAAGCTGCAGGATGATTTCTTCTTTCCATGGTTTTATCCGGGAGAGGGCGTTAAGGGCTTCTGCCCGGGCATATGTTTCCGGATCGGTGCGCAGCACGGGTATGATGACGTCTGCATATGCCGGTTCCAGGAGGCGGGCTCCTGCTAGCCTGCGCAGGATGCGGAAGCGTACTTCGCGGTCATTTTTTACATCGAGGTAAGGTTGTAAACCGGCGACCAGCAGCTGACTCCAGGAAGGGCATTTTTCTGCTATATCGAGGGCCTGCAGCTGCATCACCGTAGGGGCGTTCACGTTTTGCTGCAGGGCGGCAAGGGCTGTATCTTCTGAGATGGAGGGCAGGGAAGACAAGGTATCCTGAACGGCTATACGTTCTGCTTCACTCAGGGAGTCCTGTCCGGATAACGCTACAAAGAAGGCTGCCAGGCGCGGGTCCTGGTGGATACTTTCCTGAAGGCGGTATAACAGGGCAGTGCGGGTATCGCGGTCTTTTTCCTGGCGGTATACATCCAGCAAAGCCTGAAAGAGCGCGCCGGTATCGGTAAAACGGGAGGTGTTTAACCCGGCGAGAAACTGCAGCAGCTGTGTTCTGGTTTCTTTGTCTTTGGTCAGGGGCAATACTTCCAGCAGGGCGGTGGTCACTTCAGGCACATGCAGGTTGCGGGAAGCCATCTGAATAATCTGTGCTTTAATAACCTGTTCGGAATGCGGGCTGCCCAATACTTTACGGATAAGCCCGGGCAAAGCCTGCTCAGGGCGTTGGGAGTTCTGGTCCATGCTATCGTTTTTTCAAATGAATCAATGGCCGGTGATGGCTTCAATTTTTTCCAGGGATATCAGTCCGCGTTTACCTTCTTCGGTCCTGATCTCTACATAATCAACATCAACATGGGTTACAATACCGCTGAGTGTGTGATGGGCCAGGAAGATACGGACGGGCAACTGCTCTGTTTTGCTACTCTCGAGCATGACAATGAATACATTCAAATTGGACATATGGTTAACATTTTTTTATGTTGTTTCCGGATGGCGGTAAATATAAGTATTTTCAGCGGTTGCAACCGTTAATAAAAAAACGGGTAAATACCTTACCATTTTGATAAATACCCTACCATTTTGGTATACCCGGCAAATGGAAAGAGAGAAGGTACTTTTTTTAATGTATTGAAAATCAGTTTTTTGTTTTTAGAGGCTGCTATTTATAATGGAATGGCATCTGTTTGGTGGCATGTTGGTTGAAAACTTATAATTTTTACTATCATGCTACGGTTAAGAACAAAGCTGACCCTGGGTCTCATATTCCTGTTTGCCGTGACACTAGCGATCAGTATGCAGGGTATTTACCGTATATACCAGCTGGACCGTGATGCCCGGTTGATTCTCCAACAGAATCTGCATTCCATCGTTTATTGTAACAATATGCTGCAGGCACTGGAAAAAGGGCCCGTAGATTTTGATATGTTGCAGCAGAACCTGGACCTGCAACAGCGCAACGTTACGGAACATGGGGAAGAAGCCCTCACCACCAAGGTGGCAGCACAGATGAAACAGCTGCAGACAGATCCCCGGAATGAAGCCCTGATCAAGTCATTGCGGCTAACGGTCATGCAGATAGCGGTGATCAACCAGGAAGCCATTGTCCATAAAAACAATGCGGCTTCCGCCTCGGCTTCCAGAACGATTCTGACTTTATCTGTCATTAGCCTCATCCTGCTCAGCGTTTTCCTCATCTTTATTTTCAGCTTTCCGCAGATCATCACCCGTCCTATCAATCTGCTGGAAGCCGGTATCGGGCAGATCGCAGCCAGAAATTACAATGCGCGTATAGATCTGCAACCCGGTGATGAATTCGGGGAACTGGCAGCTGGAATCAATACGATGGCAGAGAAACTGCGCACCTATGAAACCAGCAACCTCGAAAAAATACGCTCCGAAAAAACAAGGATAGAAACCATCATCAACCTGATGAAGGATGCTATTATCGTATTCGATGATAAAAAAAATATCCTGTTTATGAACACGGTGGCCAAACGTATATGCGGCCCCGTTAAAACATCGAACCATCCGGTGCTGGACATGATCACCAGACATCCTGCCAATCAGGAGCTGAAAATCAACAATGGCGAACAAACGGCGACCTTCATCAAAGAGGTGATCAGTGTAAGCAATAATAATGATGTGATCGGTGAAGTGATTGTGCTGCGCGATATGAGTGCCATACAGGAACTGGCTGCCGCCAAAACAAAATTTATAGCAACGGCTTCCCATGAGCTGAAAACACCCATCGCTTCCATGCAGATGAGTCTTAATCTGCTCGCTGACAGCCGGACAGGCCCACTGCTGCCCGCGCAGCAGGAACTGGTGAACAGCATCAGTGAAGACGTGGAAAGGATATTGAAGATCAGCACAGGTATATTGGATATTACCGATGAACAGTTACAGGCTATCTGACGCATTGTCAAATCACCCAAAATATGACAACCGGAACAATCTTAGTAGTGGAGGATGA is part of the Chitinophaga flava genome and encodes:
- a CDS encoding HEAT repeat domain-containing protein, which produces MDLSNTITAIRARRNAGSEQALLMLDMVPFSDTDNKYSLLSSAAHYLNDPAIISRWISLIADETDTQLKADMLQRLVANGLQQIPDKEGFITLLSASLQQDESRDIILPLLGRLSLAHPAARRQLIDFYRQQDNADVQRQILSWLLIPAHISDEDLAFYLDILYTIDTTDKLVLLNRLLLRDKLEPAVLVQQLQPATPDVIKEMVLRYCVDRSIVPEEALCTLIQSDKNASLRKWSIQLLAVHGIGHTKVTAILLQALREDPDPAVRQAAMQVFAYSLTLTPDNIAYLGNCLLTEKNIQVAQQLLYLLAPYTSRNETLSDTLWQLLDQDIQTTVAISIYDILGKQVAEKIALLDKFMAAYEKEQHDDCKAVILKAITSAMNTGEAWNRFYLRALEAPSTAIRSWAVQGLLLVPLTPDNTTAIAAAAPALLQQDLPYQQRLLLARKISCIPQLPQAAVEVFSRLADHETAQDLLHICTQVQEKAIAHNGAAQINWEQWLHKADVTHDLNGIFPHIWLFYNDNPEMAGKVLLAALHPANSNVLYQEGVSDVEILRFLSVKAGINEHLSRYAMNQLLHTDLGNESKFKWYLLILKSNPSAEILREGLWQLLEKRGRYINMIQLDELLHMVWHDQLEAVFTQRMLQQTTAEGILPFLQYLSANNTWEPVPKLLTAAAKLPGMLADNIFKDQLSTACRNCGVDMEALQRSVAPAPNPAAEGPGFAD
- a CDS encoding HEAT repeat domain-containing protein; the encoded protein is MDQNSQRPEQALPGLIRKVLGSPHSEQVIKAQIIQMASRNLHVPEVTTALLEVLPLTKDKETRTQLLQFLAGLNTSRFTDTGALFQALLDVYRQEKDRDTRTALLYRLQESIHQDPRLAAFFVALSGQDSLSEAERIAVQDTLSSLPSISEDTALAALQQNVNAPTVMQLQALDIAEKCPSWSQLLVAGLQPYLDVKNDREVRFRILRRLAGARLLEPAYADVIIPVLRTDPETYARAEALNALSRIKPWKEEIILQLFWSATNDSDESIRSQALRMQSELPERTNEQLIAMAALLGSDRSEGVRATLLQQLKPVMRIPEIRTQVATAFSGHPGVFASHEFDLLTDMLAPYAGRDEQISQLLLQSIQGLPNTSQRQRVLQLLIGKISMEKVLEPVIALFRREHNETLREVLFNQIKALSVARHPQLVDVFCAELTEPGSPFRITCAGILANAAEIYAQIPPALEDVLLYDNDRELVRLCLDGYLRPGVDKKFDILINVVKNELADTLSRQKALDATMKLPLDDSQQEMLADALSGLKPGTLKTS
- a CDS encoding histidine kinase dimerization/phospho-acceptor domain-containing protein, producing MLRLRTKLTLGLIFLFAVTLAISMQGIYRIYQLDRDARLILQQNLHSIVYCNNMLQALEKGPVDFDMLQQNLDLQQRNVTEHGEEALTTKVAAQMKQLQTDPRNEALIKSLRLTVMQIAVINQEAIVHKNNAASASASRTILTLSVISLILLSVFLIFIFSFPQIITRPINLLEAGIGQIAARNYNARIDLQPGDEFGELAAGINTMAEKLRTYETSNLEKIRSEKTRIETIINLMKDAIIVFDDKKNILFMNTVAKRICGPVKTSNHPVLDMITRHPANQELKINNGEQTATFIKEVISVSNNNDVIGEVIVLRDMSAIQELAAAKTKFIATASHELKTPIASMQMSLNLLADSRTGPLLPAQQELVNSISEDVERILKISTGILDITDEQLQAI